The following coding sequences are from one Rhodobiaceae bacterium window:
- the ltxA gene encoding leukotoxin has translation MADETNREDEAEVGNGGENGSSSDDLFVFDEAGTPGKRREETEADLTGLDGARAADDVTNPNIHMGIERGEAELPEGGTLGGAPETDTDPKSAASSDQAGGERSDTTSERDPLVAADVDPTLQAEDGLNGPMGPSPAAESLLDEPEMDRDTMDMKLSKMDGADISEGEFAQNNAGAASLFVEPDLPPSAFNKAPEEVELSNNSFDENAPGAIVGTLSTNDAGEHTYEVSDARFEVVDGVLKLRPGLSLNHEAEPSVALTVTVTDDGGLSFTQDFTLIVGDVNEGPESVDWTPLPFDENVEGASVGIVHVTDPDNGETFTYTISDPRFEVVEQNGRTELRLKDGESLDAEQGGVPVTVTVTDSGGETATTSVTVTPTDVNEGPSDIALSNSSVDENAAGVVVGSLSTTDVDAGDSHTYAVDDARFEVVGGDLKLKDGVSLDHETESSVAVEVTTTDASGATYSETFTIAVGDVNEGPSDIALSNASVDENAAGAVVGSLSTTDVDDGDTHTYAVDDARFEVVGGDLKLKDGVSLDHESESSVAVEVTTTDASGATYSETFTIAVGDVNEGPSDISLSNASVDENAAGAVVGSLSTTDVDDGDTHTYAVDDARFEVVGGDLKLKDGVSLDHETESSVAVEVTTTDASGATYSETFTITVGDVNEGPSDISLSNASVDENAAGAVVGTLSTTDVDAGDSHTYAVDDARFEVVGGDLKLKDGVSLDHETESSVAVEVTTTDASGATYSETFTIAVGDVNEGPSDIALSNASVDENAAGAVVGTLSTTDVDDGDTHSYAVDDARFEVVGGDLKLKDGVSLDHEAESSVAVEVTTTDASGATYSETFNIAVGDVNEGPSDISLSNASVDENAAGAVVGSLSTTDVDDGDTHTYAVDDARFEVVGGDLKLKDGVSLDHETESSVAVEVTTTDASGATYSETFTIAVGDVNEGPSDIALSNASVDENAAGAVVGSLSTTDVDDGDTHTYAVDDARFEVVGGDLKLKDGVSLDHEAESSVAVEVTTTDASGATYSETFTIAVGDVNEGPSDISLSNASVDENAAGAVAGSLSTSDVDDGDTHSYAVDDARFEVVGGDLKLKNGVSLDHETESSVAVEVTTTDASGATYSETFTIAVGDVNEGPSDISLSNASVDENAAGAVVGTLSTTDVDAGDSHTYAVDDARFEVVGGDLKLKDGVSLDHESESSVAVEVTTTDASGATYSETFTIAVGDVNEGPSDIALSNTSVDENAAGAVVGSLSTTDVDAGDSHTYAVDDARFEVVGGDLKLKDGVSLDYNTDPSVDVTVTTTDSAGATYQETFSISVGDTNDAPTDISLDNLSVDENAAGAVVGTLSTTDVDAGDSHTYAVDDARFEVVGGDLKLKDGVSLDHETESSVAVEVTTTDASGATYSETFTIAVGDVNEDPSDISLSNASVDENAAGAVVGSLSTTDVDAGDSHTYAVDDARFEVVGGDLKLKDGVSLDHETESSVAVEVTTTDASGATYSETFTIAVGDVNEGPSDISLSNASVDENAAGAVVGSLSATDVDAGDSHTYAVDDARFEVVGGDLKLKDGVSLDHESESSVAVEVTTTDASGATYSETFTIAVGDVNEGPSDIALSNSSVDENSAGAVVGSVSTTDVDAGDTHTYAVDDARFEVVGGDLKLKDGVSLDHETESSVAVEVTTTDASGATYSETFTIAVGDVNEGPSDISLSNASVDENAAGAVVGSLSTTDVDDGDTHSYSVDDARFEVVGGDLKLKDGVSLDHETESSVAVEVTTTDASGATYSETFTIAVGDVNEGPSDISLSNASVDENAAGAVVGSLSTTDVDDGDTHSYSVDDARFEVVGGDLKLKDGVSLDHETESSVAVEVTTTDASGATYSETFTIAVGDVNEGPSDIALSNSSVDENAAGAVVGSLSTTDVDAGDSHTYAVDDARFEVVGGDLKLKDGVSLDHETESSVAVEVTTTDASGATYSETFNIAVGDVNEGPSDIALSNASVDENAAGAVVGSLSTADVDDGDTHSYAVDDARFEVVGGDLKLKDGVSLDHEAESSIAVEVTTTDASGATYSETFTITVGDVNEGPSDISLSNASVDENAAGAVVGTLSTTDVDAGDSHTYAVDDARFEVAGGDLKLKNGVSLDHETESSVAVEVTTTDASGATYSETFTIAVGDVNEGPSDIALSNASVDENAAGAVVGSLSTADVDDGDTHSYAVDDARFEVVGGDLKLKDGVSLDHETESSVAVEVTTTDASGATYSETFTIAVGDVNEGPSDISLSNASVDENAAGAVVGSLSTTDVDDGDTHSYSVDDARFEVVGGDLKLKDGVSLDHESESSVAVEVTTTDASGATYSETFTIAVGDVNEGPSAGAVDLGATNEDTSVIITSAQLLANSSDVDDGDAMSVSSLSVDAQYGSLADNGDGTWTFTPANDVSADNVPFSFTVTDGEVSDSAAATLDIAAVADTPNLSIGTVSTTTTLIDSSFEGSSTGFVSTSDGWSTDSDAIEVWSESGDGHSASDGDKFVELNNDAIDNYDDADDIYQNVETVDGATYTLTFDLSPREGYDASVNRIEVVWDGVVVDTIALDGSSNSDNVWTSYSYTMTGDGDTSKLQFREAGVDQDYGRGMRIDNIKLTETVDGAAGRAGTAIDLPDVTASLSDTDGSETLALSIGNIPDGAVLTDGSNTFTASSGSTTADVSGWNLTTLQITPGSDTSGPLNLSVTATSTEGSNGSTSVDAGQISVTVSPASDTVLTDITDPGDTMPALSGATYTSDDDWDGSSGDNTVIYNGSDSDNKLDGHDGDDIIVDDNTKGELKGGDGDDTLYGRGGDDKLKGEDGNDTLYGGSGDDKLEGKDGDDILFGGSGDDELKGGEGEDVLFGGSGDDTLKGEDGSDLFIFETGNGDSDYIDGGSSSSWTDTIQLQANGGGYNEMDWTLNLDSGSSIESTGNGSYDLSEDASGTITFADGSEISFDNIERIEW, from the coding sequence ATGGCTGACGAAACGAATCGTGAAGACGAAGCAGAGGTCGGAAACGGCGGCGAGAACGGGTCATCCAGTGACGACCTATTCGTCTTTGATGAGGCGGGTACTCCAGGCAAGCGTAGGGAAGAAACCGAAGCGGACCTGACCGGCCTGGACGGTGCACGCGCCGCTGATGATGTCACCAATCCCAACATCCATATGGGTATTGAACGCGGTGAGGCTGAACTTCCGGAAGGCGGCACACTTGGCGGTGCACCGGAAACTGATACCGATCCAAAATCCGCAGCCTCCAGTGACCAGGCGGGGGGCGAACGTTCAGACACGACCAGTGAGCGCGACCCACTGGTCGCCGCAGACGTTGATCCTACTTTGCAGGCGGAAGATGGCCTGAATGGTCCGATGGGTCCGTCGCCCGCTGCTGAAAGCCTTCTCGACGAGCCTGAAATGGACCGGGATACAATGGACATGAAGCTGTCCAAAATGGACGGCGCTGATATCTCGGAAGGTGAGTTTGCACAAAACAATGCAGGTGCCGCCTCTCTATTCGTTGAGCCTGACCTTCCGCCATCAGCGTTTAACAAGGCACCGGAAGAAGTTGAGCTAAGCAACAACAGTTTCGATGAAAATGCGCCAGGCGCAATTGTCGGGACGCTCTCTACCAACGACGCAGGCGAACATACCTATGAAGTGAGTGACGCCCGGTTCGAGGTGGTCGACGGTGTATTGAAATTGCGCCCAGGTCTCAGCCTCAATCATGAAGCGGAACCGTCCGTCGCACTCACTGTTACAGTGACGGATGACGGTGGCTTGTCCTTTACTCAGGATTTCACGCTCATCGTGGGCGATGTGAACGAGGGCCCGGAATCCGTCGATTGGACGCCGCTTCCGTTTGATGAAAATGTTGAAGGCGCGTCCGTTGGCATTGTGCATGTGACCGACCCGGACAATGGTGAGACGTTCACCTACACGATTTCCGATCCTCGATTTGAAGTGGTGGAGCAGAATGGCCGCACCGAATTACGTCTGAAGGACGGTGAAAGCCTGGATGCAGAACAGGGCGGTGTTCCTGTAACAGTGACAGTAACTGACTCTGGTGGCGAAACAGCGACCACTTCTGTCACTGTCACACCGACCGATGTGAACGAAGGCCCAAGCGACATTGCGCTTTCCAACTCAAGCGTTGACGAGAACGCCGCTGGCGTAGTGGTCGGGTCTTTGAGCACCACGGACGTCGATGCTGGCGATAGCCATACCTATGCGGTCGATGATGCCAGGTTCGAGGTTGTCGGTGGCGATCTGAAGCTTAAAGACGGTGTCTCTCTCGATCATGAGACGGAAAGCTCTGTGGCCGTTGAAGTCACCACGACCGATGCGTCTGGCGCGACCTATTCTGAGACCTTCACCATCGCCGTGGGCGATGTGAATGAAGGACCAAGCGATATTGCACTGAGCAATGCGTCTGTGGACGAGAATGCCGCCGGTGCTGTGGTCGGCTCTCTGAGCACGACTGACGTTGATGACGGTGACACACACACATATGCTGTCGACGATGCCCGGTTCGAAGTGGTCGGTGGAGACCTGAAGCTCAAAGACGGTGTCTCTCTCGATCATGAGTCCGAGAGCTCTGTGGCTGTTGAGGTCACGACGACCGATGCGTCTGGAGCAACTTATTCCGAGACCTTCACCATTGCTGTTGGCGATGTAAATGAGGGTCCGTCAGACATCAGCCTATCGAATGCCTCAGTTGACGAGAATGCTGCCGGTGCTGTGGTCGGGTCTCTGTCGACGACAGACGTTGATGACGGTGACACACATACTTATGCTGTCGACGATGCCCGGTTCGAAGTTGTTGGTGGCGATCTGAAGCTCAAGGACGGTGTCTCTCTCGATCATGAGACGGAAAGCTCAGTCGCCGTTGAGGTCACCACGACCGATGCCTCTGGTGCGACCTATTCTGAGACCTTCACCATTACGGTTGGTGATGTGAACGAGGGTCCGTCAGATATCAGCCTGTCGAATGCCTCTGTGGACGAGAACGCCGCGGGCGCTGTTGTCGGCACGCTCTCAACGACAGACGTCGATGCTGGCGACAGCCACACCTATGCGGTGGATGATGCCAGGTTTGAAGTTGTCGGTGGAGACCTGAAGCTCAAAGATGGTGTGAGCCTGGATCATGAGACTGAGAGCTCTGTGGCTGTCGAGGTCACCACGACAGATGCGAGTGGGGCGACCTATTCTGAGACCTTCACCATCGCCGTTGGCGATGTGAATGAAGGACCAAGCGATATTGCACTGAGCAATGCGTCTGTTGACGAGAACGCCGCGGGCGCTGTTGTTGGCACTCTGTCGACGACAGATGTCGACGATGGTGATACACACTCTTACGCGGTCGATGATGCCCGCTTTGAAGTGGTGGGCGGAGACCTCAAGCTCAAAGACGGTGTGAGCCTGGATCACGAAGCTGAGTCCTCAGTGGCCGTTGAGGTCACCACGACAGACGCGTCCGGTGCAACTTACTCCGAGACCTTCAATATCGCCGTCGGTGATGTGAACGAAGGACCTTCTGACATCTCGCTCAGCAATGCCTCCGTAGACGAGAATGCAGCTGGCGCAGTGGTCGGATCTTTGAGCACGACTGACGTTGATGACGGTGACACACACACATATGCTGTCGACGATGCCCGGTTCGAAGTGGTCGGTGGCGATCTGAAGCTCAAAGATGGCGTCTCTCTCGATCATGAGACTGAATCGTCGGTTGCTGTCGAAGTCACCACGACGGATGCGTCTGGTGCGACCTATTCTGAGACCTTTACCATCGCCGTGGGCGATGTGAATGAAGGACCAAGCGATATTGCACTGAGCAATGCGTCTGTGGACGAGAATGCCGCCGGAGCCGTTGTTGGGTCTTTGAGCACGACGGACGTTGATGACGGTGACACACACACATATGCTGTCGACGATGCCCGGTTTGAAGTGGTCGGTGGCGATCTGAAGCTCAAAGACGGTGTGAGCCTGGACCACGAAGCCGAGAGCTCTGTGGCTGTTGAGGTCACCACGACGGATGCCTCTGGTGCGACCTATTCCGAGACCTTCACCATCGCCGTTGGGGATGTGAACGAAGGTCCGTCTGACATCAGCTTGTCGAATGCCTCCGTTGATGAGAATGCTGCCGGTGCTGTGGCCGGTTCGCTCTCCACATCTGACGTTGATGACGGTGACACACACTCCTATGCGGTCGATGATGCCCGCTTTGAAGTGGTCGGTGGCGATCTGAAGCTCAAAAATGGTGTGAGCCTGGATCATGAGACTGAGAGCTCTGTGGCTGTCGAGGTCACCACGACAGATGCGAGTGGGGCGACCTATTCTGAGACGTTCACTATCGCCGTGGGCGATGTGAATGAAGGTCCGTCTGACATCAGCCTGTCGAATGCCTCTGTGGACGAGAACGCAGCTGGTGCGGTTGTCGGCACGCTCTCAACGACAGACGTCGATGCTGGCGACAGCCACACCTATGCGGTCGATGATGCGCGCTTTGAAGTTGTCGGTGGCGATCTGAAGCTCAAAGACGGTGTGAGCCTGGATCATGAGAGTGAGAGCTCTGTGGCCGTTGAAGTCACCACGACCGATGCCTCTGGCGCGACCTATTCCGAGACCTTCACTATTGCCGTGGGCGATGTGAACGAGGGTCCATCTGACATTGCGCTTTCCAACACAAGTGTTGATGAGAACGCAGCTGGCGCGGTGGTTGGGTCTCTGAGCACCACGGACGTCGATGCTGGCGACAGCCACACCTATGCGGTGGACGATGCGCGCTTTGAAGTTGTCGGTGGCGATCTGAAGCTCAAAGATGGCGTAAGTCTGGACTACAACACAGATCCGTCTGTTGATGTGACGGTGACAACAACGGATTCCGCAGGCGCAACCTACCAGGAAACTTTTTCAATTTCTGTGGGTGACACCAATGATGCGCCAACTGACATTTCTCTCGACAATCTCTCTGTCGATGAGAACGCAGCTGGTGCGGTTGTCGGCACACTCTCAACGACAGACGTCGATGCAGGCGACAGCCATACCTACGCGGTGGATGATGCCCGCTTTGAAGTGGTTGGTGGCGATCTGAAGCTCAAGGACGGTGTCTCCCTCGATCATGAGACTGAATCGTCGGTTGCTGTCGAAGTCACCACGACCGATGCCTCTGGTGCCACATACTCCGAGACCTTTACCATTGCCGTGGGCGATGTGAATGAAGACCCGTCAGACATCTCGCTCAGCAATGCATCTGTGGACGAGAATGCCGCTGGGGCCGTTGTCGGATCGCTCTCCACGACAGACGTCGATGCTGGCGACAGCCATACCTACGCGGTGGATGATGCGCGCTTTGAAGTTGTCGGTGGCGATCTGAAGCTCAAGGACGGTGTCTCTCTCGATCATGAGACGGAAAGCTCTGTGGCCGTTGAAGTCACCACGACCGATGCGTCTGGAGCAACTTATTCCGAGACCTTCACCATTGCCGTTGGGGATGTGAATGAAGGTCCGTCAGACATCAGCCTGTCGAATGCCTCCGTTGACGAGAATGCCGCCGGTGCTGTGGTCGGTTCGCTCTCCGCGACGGACGTCGATGCTGGCGACAGCCACACCTACGCGGTTGATGATGCTAGGTTTGAAGTTGTCGGTGGCGATCTGAAGCTCAAGGACGGTGTGAGCCTGGATCATGAGAGTGAATCGTCGGTAGCTGTCGAGGTCACCACGACAGATGCGTCTGGAGCAACCTATTCCGAGACCTTCACCATTGCCGTGGGCGATGTGAATGAAGGTCCGAGCGATATTGCTCTCTCCAACTCAAGTGTTGATGAGAACTCAGCCGGTGCTGTGGTCGGCTCTGTGAGCACGACGGACGTGGATGCAGGCGACACACACACATACGCGGTTGATGATGCTAGGTTTGAAGTTGTCGGTGGCGATCTGAAGCTCAAGGACGGTGTCTCTCTCGATCATGAGACTGAATCGTCGGTTGCTGTCGAAGTCACCACGACGGATGCCTCTGGTGCGACATATTCCGAGACCTTCACCATTGCTGTGGGCGATGTGAACGAGGGTCCATCAGACATCAGCCTGTCGAATGCCTCTGTGGACGAGAATGCCGCTGGGGCCGTTGTCGGATCGCTCTCCACGACAGACGTGGATGATGGTGACACGCACTCATATAGCGTGGATGATGCGCGCTTCGAAGTTGTCGGTGGTGATCTGAAGCTCAAGGACGGTGTCTCTCTCGATCATGAGACTGAATCGTCGGTTGCTGTCGAAGTCACCACGACGGATGCCTCTGGTGCGACATATTCCGAGACCTTCACCATTGCTGTGGGCGATGTGAACGAGGGTCCGTCAGACATCTCGCTCAGCAATGCATCTGTGGACGAGAATGCCGCTGGGGCCGTTGTCGGATCGCTCTCCACGACAGACGTGGATGATGGCGATACACATAGCTACAGCGTTGACGATGCCCGCTTTGAGGTTGTTGGTGGGGATCTCAAGCTCAAGGACGGTGTGAGCCTGGATCATGAGACTGAATCGTCGGTAGCTGTTGAGGTCACCACGACCGATGCGTCTGGTGCGACCTATTCTGAGACCTTCACTATTGCTGTGGGCGATGTAAACGAAGGTCCGAGCGACATTGCGCTTTCCAACTCAAGCGTTGACGAGAATGCAGCTGGAGCCGTTGTTGGGTCTTTGAGCACGACAGACGTCGATGCTGGCGACAGCCACACCTATGCGGTGGATGATGCCAGGTTTGAAGTTGTCGGTGGAGACCTGAAGCTCAAAGATGGTGTGAGCCTGGATCATGAGACTGAGAGCTCTGTGGCTGTCGAGGTCACCACGACAGACGCGTCTGGTGCAACTTACTCCGAGACCTTCAATATCGCCGTCGGTGATGTGAACGAAGGACCAAGCGATATTGCACTGAGCAATGCGTCTGTTGACGAGAATGCAGCTGGAGCCGTTGTTGGGTCTCTGAGCACTGCTGATGTTGATGACGGTGATACGCACTCTTACGCGGTCGATGATGCCCGCTTTGAAGTGGTGGGCGGAGACCTCAAGCTCAAAGACGGTGTGAGCCTGGATCACGAAGCTGAGTCTTCTATTGCTGTAGAGGTCACCACGACCGATGCCTCTGGTGCGACCTATTCTGAGACCTTCACCATTACGGTTGGTGATGTGAACGAGGGTCCGTCAGATATCAGCCTGTCGAATGCCTCTGTGGACGAGAACGCCGCGGGCGCTGTTGTCGGCACGCTCTCAACGACAGACGTCGATGCTGGCGACAGCCACACATACGCTGTCGACGATGCCCGGTTCGAAGTTGCCGGGGGAGACCTCAAGCTCAAAAACGGTGTCTCGCTTGATCATGAGACTGAGAGCTCTGTGGCTGTCGAGGTCACCACGACAGATGCGAGTGGGGCGACCTATTCTGAGACCTTCACCATCGCCGTGGGCGATGTGAATGAAGGACCAAGCGATATTGCACTGAGCAATGCGTCTGTTGACGAGAATGCAGCTGGAGCCGTTGTTGGGTCTCTGAGCACTGCTGATGTTGATGACGGTGATACGCACTCTTACGCGGTCGATGATGCCCGCTTTGAAGTTGTCGGCGGAGACCTCAAGCTCAAAGACGGTGTCTCCCTCGATCATGAGACAGAGTCGTCCGTTGCTGTCGAAGTGACCACGACCGATGCGTCCGGTGCGACCTATTCTGAGACGTTCACCATCGCCGTTGGGGATGTAAACGAAGGTCCGTCAGACATCAGCCTCTCGAATGCCTCTGTGGACGAGAATGCCGCTGGCGCGGTTGTTGGGTCTCTGAGCACCACAGACGTTGATGACGGTGATACGCACTCTTATAGCGTCGACGATGCCCGCTTTGAAGTTGTCGGTGGCGATCTCAAGCTCAAGGATGGCGTCAGTCTGGATCATGAGTCCGAGAGCTCAGTAGCTGTCGAAGTCACGACGACCGATGCGTCCGGTGCGACCTATTCTGAGACCTTCACCATCGCTGTGGGCGATGTGAATGAAGGCCCAAGTGCTGGTGCTGTTGATCTTGGTGCAACCAATGAAGACACGTCTGTGATCATCACCAGCGCACAGCTACTTGCAAACTCTAGTGACGTAGATGATGGCGATGCAATGAGCGTCAGTTCCTTGTCGGTTGATGCCCAATATGGATCCCTCGCCGACAATGGCGATGGAACCTGGACCTTTACACCAGCGAATGATGTGAGCGCAGACAATGTTCCCTTCTCCTTCACCGTGACTGATGGTGAGGTGAGCGATAGCGCAGCAGCGACTCTTGATATTGCGGCTGTTGCCGACACTCCAAATCTCTCAATTGGAACGGTCTCCACGACAACAACGCTTATCGACTCCAGTTTCGAAGGCAGCTCTACTGGCTTTGTATCCACATCTGACGGCTGGAGCACAGACAGCGATGCCATTGAAGTCTGGAGCGAGAGTGGCGATGGCCATTCAGCCTCTGATGGCGACAAGTTTGTCGAACTCAACAATGACGCGATCGACAATTATGATGATGCTGATGATATCTACCAGAATGTCGAGACCGTTGATGGTGCAACCTACACGCTGACCTTCGATCTCTCCCCACGCGAAGGCTATGACGCGTCTGTCAACAGGATCGAGGTCGTCTGGGATGGCGTTGTTGTTGATACAATCGCGCTTGATGGATCTAGCAATTCTGACAATGTCTGGACAAGCTACAGCTACACCATGACAGGCGATGGTGACACGTCGAAGCTTCAGTTCCGCGAAGCCGGTGTCGACCAGGATTATGGCCGCGGCATGCGGATCGACAATATTAAATTGACAGAAACCGTAGACGGCGCTGCAGGACGTGCCGGAACGGCAATCGATCTCCCTGATGTCACTGCATCTCTGAGCGACACTGATGGGTCTGAAACACTTGCACTGTCTATCGGCAATATACCAGATGGCGCTGTGCTCACCGATGGGTCGAACACGTTCACTGCATCAAGTGGGAGCACGACCGCTGATGTTTCTGGCTGGAACCTGACGACGCTCCAAATTACACCTGGGTCGGATACATCTGGGCCATTGAATCTTTCAGTCACGGCGACGTCAACGGAAGGCTCGAATGGATCGACAAGCGTCGACGCTGGCCAGATTTCAGTTACAGTCTCTCCGGCAAGCGATACGGTGCTGACTGATATCACCGACCCCGGCGACACTATGCCCGCCCTGTCAGGTGCCACTTATACCTCTGACGACGACTGGGACGGCTCCAGCGGTGATAACACGGTCATCTACAACGGCTCTGACAGCGACAATAAGCTGGACGGTCACGACGGAGATGACATCATTGTTGACGATAACACCAAGGGTGAGCTCAAGGGCGGCGATGGCGATGATACGCTTTATGGTCGCGGCGGCGACGACAAACTGAAGGGTGAAGATGGCAACGACACGCTCTATGGTGGGTCTGGCGATGACAAACTTGAAGGCAAAGATGGCGACGATATTCTCTTCGGTGGGTCTGGCGATGATGAACTGAAAGGCGGCGAGGGCGAAGACGTGCTCTTTGGCGGCTCTGGCGATGACACGCTGAAAGGCGAAGACGGTTCTGACCTCTTTATCTTCGAAACCGGCAATGGTGACAGCGACTATATTGATGGCGGCAGCAGCAGCAGCTGGACAGACACAATCCAACTGCAGGCCAATGGCGGCGGCTATAACGAAATGGATTGGACGCTGAACCTGGACAGTGGGTCTTCGATTGAGAGCACAGGCAACGGGTCTTACGATCTGTCAGAAGATGCGTCTGGTACCATTACCTTCGCCGATGGTTCGGAGATCTCCTTCGATAATATCGAGCGCATTGAATGGTGA
- the exuT gene encoding hexuronate transporter has translation MAENTAADTSQGSFITPTYRRYALGILTVVYSVNYVDRQILSILLEPIKVDLSLSDTQLGLLFTTFGIFYATLGLPIAMLADRTNRRNVITASMTIFSGMTAVCGLVTSFWQLMVARILVGVGEAGSSPPSHSMIADLYEPKTRATALAIFSLGVNIGIFIGFLVGGFVAQWYGWRMAFLVVGLPGLILALLVHFTLKEPPRGHSEGRTEQENKEEAPGIMEVLRFLLTQPAFRHIAAGATLVSFVGYGAVAWLPPFLVRSHGMEVGNIGLALSLIIGIAGGLGTYGAGFLADKLGQKDIRWYMWVVAAAGVIAFPFGFSVYLSEDLSWTLALFIVPAAAGSLYLGPSLAMTQGLARLKMRAAASALLLFILNIIGLGLGPQAVGIVSDLLEPTYGVESLRYALLIMTPLGLWGSLHFFLAAKTLGDGLERAKALPA, from the coding sequence ATGGCAGAGAACACAGCCGCTGACACATCGCAGGGCAGCTTCATCACGCCAACCTATCGGCGGTACGCGCTGGGCATTTTGACGGTGGTCTATTCGGTCAATTATGTGGACAGGCAGATTCTGTCTATTCTGTTGGAACCCATCAAAGTCGATCTGTCACTGAGTGACACGCAGCTTGGGCTGCTCTTCACGACCTTCGGTATCTTCTACGCGACATTAGGCCTCCCCATTGCCATGCTGGCGGACCGGACCAACCGCCGGAACGTGATCACAGCCTCCATGACGATATTCTCTGGCATGACCGCCGTTTGTGGCCTCGTGACCAGTTTCTGGCAGCTCATGGTTGCACGCATTCTTGTCGGTGTCGGTGAAGCAGGCTCCAGCCCACCCTCACATTCCATGATCGCAGACCTTTACGAGCCCAAGACCCGCGCAACGGCGCTCGCGATCTTCTCCTTAGGCGTCAATATCGGTATCTTCATCGGCTTCCTGGTCGGGGGCTTTGTGGCGCAATGGTATGGCTGGCGCATGGCCTTTTTGGTCGTGGGCCTGCCTGGCTTGATTCTGGCGTTGCTGGTGCACTTCACGCTGAAAGAACCGCCCAGAGGGCATTCTGAAGGTCGTACAGAGCAGGAAAACAAAGAAGAGGCGCCCGGTATCATGGAGGTGCTTCGCTTCCTGCTGACCCAACCGGCTTTCCGTCACATCGCCGCAGGCGCGACCCTTGTGTCGTTTGTTGGATATGGTGCCGTTGCGTGGTTGCCGCCCTTCCTTGTGCGCTCTCACGGCATGGAAGTTGGGAACATTGGCCTCGCATTGTCACTGATCATCGGGATTGCGGGCGGCCTAGGCACATACGGCGCCGGCTTCCTGGCAGACAAGCTCGGCCAGAAAGACATTCGCTGGTACATGTGGGTTGTGGCAGCGGCAGGCGTAATTGCCTTTCCGTTTGGCTTCAGCGTCTACCTCTCAGAGGACTTGAGCTGGACCCTCGCTCTGTTCATTGTTCCGGCGGCGGCAGGCTCTCTCTACCTCGGACCGAGCCTCGCGATGACACAAGGATTGGCGCGCCTTAAAATGCGGGCAGCCGCGTCGGCGCTTCTCTTGTTCATTCTGAACATTATCGGCCTGGGGCTCGGGCCACAGGCTGTTGGGATTGTGAGCGATCTTCTGGAGCCGACTTATGGCGTGGAATCGCTCCGCTATGCGCTGCTCATCATGACACCGCTGGGCCTTTGGGGTTCGCTGCACTTCTTCCTTGCCGCAAAAACACTCGGTGACGGGCTGGAGAGAGCGAAAGCTCTCCCCGCCTGA